From Luteococcus japonicus, one genomic window encodes:
- a CDS encoding helicase HerA-like domain-containing protein has protein sequence MTDAASGNPVETITKGYTFEEAAIELGVLADDGIPVPDAKIRIPLSMLNRHGLVAGATGTGKTKTLQLMAEQISNAGVPVFAADIKGDLSGLASAGQSSDKLLFRTQVIGQEWVGAANPVEFYALGGQGQGVPLRATVNSFGPILLSKVLGLNDTQESSLGLVFHYADTKGLGLLDLEDLQTLLTWLTSDEGKAELKGIGGLSAATVGVILREIITLSSQGADTFFGEPEFDSNDLLRVAPDGRGVISLLELPNLVDRPALFSTFLMWLLADLFHDLPEVGDVDKPKLVFFFDEAHLLFDGASDAFLDAIAQTVRLIRSKGVGVFFVTQTPKDVPEEVLAQLGSRVQHQLRAHTPNDAKALKQTVATFPKSHYDLAETLQQLGIGEAIVTVMDPDGAPTPVAWTRMRAPQSLMAPTPADQVTAAIASSPLQTKYGTAVNRESATEILSAKITAASDAAAAEAAAKEQAKLDKAQAAAERAAAPRGRAREEKGIVEQVVGSSVFKQFARSAGREIVRGLFKTGRR, from the coding sequence ATGACTGACGCAGCATCCGGCAATCCCGTCGAGACCATCACCAAGGGCTACACCTTCGAGGAGGCCGCGATCGAACTCGGCGTCCTGGCCGACGACGGTATCCCGGTCCCCGACGCAAAGATCCGCATCCCGCTGAGCATGCTGAACCGCCATGGCCTGGTGGCCGGCGCCACCGGCACCGGCAAGACCAAGACCCTGCAGCTGATGGCGGAACAGATCAGCAATGCCGGCGTCCCGGTCTTCGCGGCGGACATCAAGGGTGACCTGTCCGGCCTGGCCAGCGCCGGCCAGAGTTCGGACAAGCTGCTGTTCCGGACCCAGGTCATCGGCCAGGAGTGGGTGGGCGCGGCCAATCCCGTCGAGTTCTACGCCCTCGGCGGCCAGGGGCAGGGTGTCCCGCTGCGCGCCACCGTCAACAGCTTCGGTCCCATCCTGCTGAGCAAGGTGCTGGGCCTCAACGACACCCAGGAGAGCTCGCTGGGCCTGGTCTTCCACTACGCCGACACCAAGGGACTGGGCCTGCTGGACCTGGAGGACCTGCAGACGCTGCTCACCTGGCTCACCAGCGACGAGGGCAAGGCCGAGCTGAAGGGCATCGGCGGACTGTCCGCCGCCACCGTCGGCGTCATCCTGCGCGAGATCATCACCCTGTCCAGCCAGGGGGCCGACACCTTCTTCGGCGAGCCGGAGTTCGACTCCAATGACCTGCTGCGCGTGGCACCCGACGGCCGGGGCGTCATCTCGCTGCTGGAACTGCCGAACCTGGTGGACCGGCCGGCGCTGTTCAGCACCTTCCTGATGTGGCTGCTGGCGGACCTCTTCCACGACCTGCCCGAGGTGGGCGACGTCGACAAGCCCAAGCTGGTCTTCTTCTTCGACGAGGCGCACCTGCTCTTCGACGGCGCCAGCGATGCCTTCCTGGATGCCATCGCCCAGACGGTGCGGCTGATCCGGTCCAAGGGAGTGGGCGTCTTCTTCGTCACCCAGACCCCCAAGGACGTGCCCGAAGAGGTGCTGGCCCAGCTGGGTTCCCGCGTGCAGCACCAGCTGCGGGCCCACACCCCCAACGATGCCAAGGCGCTCAAGCAGACCGTCGCCACCTTCCCCAAGAGCCACTACGACCTGGCCGAGACCCTGCAGCAGCTGGGGATCGGCGAGGCCATCGTGACCGTGATGGACCCCGACGGCGCCCCGACCCCCGTCGCCTGGACCCGGATGCGCGCCCCGCAGAGCCTGATGGCGCCCACCCCCGCGGACCAGGTCACGGCGGCCATCGCCTCCAGCCCACTGCAGACCAAGTACGGCACCGCAGTGAACCGTGAGTCCGCCACCGAGATCCTGTCCGCCAAGATCACCGCCGCGTCCGACGCAGCTGCAGCAGAGGCCGCCGCCAAGGAGCAGGCCAAGCTGGACAAGGCCCAGGCGGCCGCCGAGCGCGCCGCAGCCCCCCGCGGGCGAGCTCGCGAGGAGAAGGGCATCGTGGAGCAGGTCGTCGGGTCCAGCGTCTTCAAGCAGTTCGCTCGCTCGGCAGGCCGGGAAATCGTGCGCGGCCTGTTCAAGACCGGCCGGCGCTGA
- a CDS encoding tRNA adenosine deaminase-associated protein produces MTPFDDEVDPFEAGEKTPSPYLDEDLDSFDDSPVEDDDDLDDDDDDDDDDLDDATEDDDADSDDADDDDEDDDLDDDDLDDATEDEIDLVMALYREDSQPVAVTMASDLANDLDEFMTQLRRIPGDGGAVGMVSIAGEFFVLCRVRGRTVQVLLSDGVAANDWPIARDVADYLGEDIPDPDDDSDPLGDLGLLADQGVSEFDMEAICDNVDDDADELLRGIAKRMKFLPQFERALAAQGGRLH; encoded by the coding sequence ATGACCCCGTTCGACGATGAGGTGGACCCCTTCGAAGCTGGTGAGAAGACGCCTTCTCCCTATCTTGACGAGGACCTCGATTCATTTGACGATTCGCCCGTCGAAGATGACGACGATCTCGACGACGACGACGACGACGACGATGACGATCTCGACGACGCCACCGAGGACGACGACGCAGACAGCGACGACGCAGATGACGACGATGAAGACGACGACCTCGACGACGACGATCTCGACGACGCCACCGAGGACGAGATCGACCTGGTGATGGCCCTCTACCGCGAGGACTCCCAGCCCGTCGCGGTGACCATGGCCAGCGATCTGGCCAATGACCTGGACGAATTCATGACGCAGTTGCGCCGCATCCCCGGCGACGGCGGAGCGGTGGGCATGGTCTCCATTGCCGGCGAGTTCTTCGTGCTGTGCCGGGTGCGGGGCCGCACCGTGCAGGTGCTGCTCAGTGACGGCGTGGCGGCCAATGACTGGCCGATTGCCCGCGACGTCGCGGACTACCTGGGTGAGGACATCCCGGATCCCGACGACGACTCCGATCCGCTGGGTGACCTGGGGCTGCTCGCGGATCAGGGCGTCAGCGAGTTCGACATGGAAGCCATCTGCGACAACGTCGACGATGATGCCGACGAGCTGCTGCGTGGCATCGCGAAGCGGATGAAGTTCTTGCCGCAGTTCGAGCGTGCCCTGGCTGCCCAGGGCGGCCGCCTCCACTGA
- a CDS encoding type II toxin-antitoxin system VapB family antitoxin produces MIFKRVGESRPYPDHGYVQKQWAAIAPHQVRLDELVTTKRTLDLEALLEDDSTFYGDLFAHVVSYRGELYLEDGLHRALRAALQQRQTMHARVLELK; encoded by the coding sequence GTGATCTTCAAGCGAGTTGGCGAGTCCCGTCCCTACCCGGACCATGGCTACGTGCAGAAGCAGTGGGCTGCCATCGCCCCGCACCAGGTGCGGCTGGACGAGCTGGTGACCACCAAGCGCACCCTGGACCTCGAGGCCCTGCTCGAGGATGACTCCACCTTCTACGGGGACCTGTTCGCGCACGTCGTGAGCTACCGCGGCGAACTCTACCTGGAGGACGGCCTGCACCGGGCACTGCGAGCCGCACTCCAGCAGCGCCAGACGATGCACGCCCGCGTGCTCGAACTGAAGTAG
- a CDS encoding nucleoside deaminase: MELALHAAREAAGHGDIPIGAVVLGPSGEVLATAGNERELTGDPTGHAEVLALRRAAEKVGEWRLEGCTLVVTLEPCTMCAGAIVLSRIQTLVFGAYDEKAGAVASLFDVVRDPRLNHRPEVRGGIMADECGALLRDFFGR; the protein is encoded by the coding sequence ATGGAGCTGGCGCTGCACGCCGCCCGTGAGGCCGCCGGTCACGGCGACATCCCGATCGGCGCCGTGGTGCTGGGGCCTTCCGGCGAGGTCTTGGCGACGGCGGGCAATGAGCGTGAGCTGACCGGGGATCCCACGGGCCATGCGGAGGTGCTGGCGTTGCGTCGGGCCGCCGAGAAGGTCGGCGAGTGGCGGCTGGAGGGCTGCACCCTGGTGGTCACCCTGGAGCCGTGCACCATGTGCGCGGGGGCCATCGTGCTGTCCCGCATCCAGACGCTGGTATTCGGCGCGTACGACGAGAAGGCCGGTGCGGTCGCGTCGCTCTTCGACGTGGTGCGCGATCCCCGGCTGAACCACCGCCCCGAGGTTCGCGGCGGGATCATGGCCGACGAATGCGGCGCCCTCCTCCGGGACTTCTTCGGCCGCTGA
- a CDS encoding integrase core domain-containing protein, with protein MGSALSPRVREQIVRFDPDVEQVSVSEFCRRAGISTSSFYRVRDKATERGLAAALVPESRAPKHPATIYTDWTRLLVRVTHAELVAEGKDCGPWSVEWRLFQREADPLPSRSTIARILRSEGLSAPSPRKRPRASYRRFRRARANELWQLDGMEWHLPEIGLVTIYHVVDDHSRLCPALIAAAGGESTAGARQALQSGIDAFGPPQSVLSDNGAAFNQHRRGRLSATEVWLAGLGIRPISGRVSHPQTQGKVERSHQPLQRWLHARTPTTLQDLTQALDGYRNWYNHERQHQGLGHHLTPMAVWQVASKAGPEPRAIPLDLLYSQSLRQPTQPAKNRIEDRTIGGNLRTAWKGTSIGFGPDMAHQLVHLVETDGQLDIFDDNGELHASIPWPSPTKYVSVTQPPHRLVPVIDRRSRAYKLSQMS; from the coding sequence ATGGGAAGCGCATTGTCGCCACGGGTTCGTGAGCAGATCGTCCGGTTCGATCCCGACGTGGAGCAGGTCTCGGTCAGCGAGTTCTGCCGACGGGCGGGGATCTCGACATCCTCGTTCTACCGAGTCCGAGACAAGGCCACCGAACGCGGGCTGGCCGCTGCGTTGGTCCCCGAGTCACGGGCGCCCAAGCATCCCGCCACCATCTACACGGACTGGACTCGTCTCCTGGTACGCGTGACCCACGCGGAACTGGTGGCCGAGGGCAAGGACTGTGGCCCGTGGTCGGTCGAGTGGCGCCTGTTTCAACGGGAGGCGGACCCGCTGCCGTCTCGGTCCACGATCGCCCGGATCCTGCGCAGCGAAGGCCTGTCAGCGCCCTCACCCCGCAAACGTCCCCGCGCCTCGTACCGTCGCTTCCGACGAGCCAGGGCCAACGAACTGTGGCAACTCGACGGCATGGAATGGCACCTGCCTGAGATCGGGCTGGTCACCATCTACCACGTCGTCGACGACCATTCCCGCCTCTGCCCAGCCCTGATCGCCGCGGCAGGTGGCGAGTCCACGGCCGGCGCCCGGCAGGCCCTCCAATCCGGGATCGACGCGTTCGGCCCGCCTCAGAGCGTGTTGTCCGACAACGGCGCGGCGTTCAACCAGCACCGACGCGGACGCTTGTCCGCGACTGAGGTCTGGCTAGCCGGGCTTGGGATCCGGCCGATCTCGGGGCGGGTCAGCCACCCACAAACCCAAGGCAAGGTCGAACGCTCTCACCAGCCACTGCAACGCTGGCTCCATGCCCGCACACCGACCACCCTGCAGGACCTCACCCAGGCCCTGGACGGCTACCGGAACTGGTACAACCACGAACGCCAACACCAAGGCCTGGGGCATCACCTGACGCCCATGGCCGTCTGGCAAGTAGCCTCCAAGGCCGGACCCGAGCCCCGAGCGATTCCGCTCGACCTGCTCTACAGCCAGTCCTTGCGGCAGCCCACCCAGCCCGCAAAGAACCGGATCGAGGACCGCACTATCGGCGGGAACCTGCGCACCGCGTGGAAGGGCACCAGCATCGGTTTCGGCCCTGACATGGCCCACCAACTGGTCCACCTCGTCGAAACCGACGGCCAGCTCGACATCTTCGACGACAACGGTGAACTCCACGCCAGCATCCCCTGGCCATCACCCACCAAATACGTCTCGGTCACCCAACCACCCCACCGGCTGGTCCCCGTCATCGACCGCCGCAGCCGCGCCTACAAACTGTCCCAGATGTCATGA
- a CDS encoding ABC transporter substrate-binding protein — MSATKITRRALFGALGACSLAACHAPGQDPSPSPSPGGSTPAPSASGSPAEVPGGASLELWADDSRYPSDWTAALSRLAAQQAPPLQVQVNTTNQLAASLLERFAAGDPPAVVANGGSDQLGVGLLAEQLADLSPILTSTTPDGAMLGRVLRPGTTDAGMVGGVLRQLPYLFTVHGLWYSSSLFEQHHWSAPSTWPELLALGEKAAREEIHLFCWGRETATAYLRMCLASAVKQGGDEVRRALDQLEPKAWSQPEVQSSLKAMHEAVRAGHVKPGGSQRSWASALPAWTQDRSVLMVSSGSWLTAQAAPAPDFGLSLVPDPSVDATPALGHSALHAMPEENYLVARQSDDPAAGRALVLDAFDRSAALRFAQTNQVIPTRTDALPPAPGPVLTRQLALVKAAGKAVFGWRFIDHHGTNHDHQALWNAFLEGRMDVATLTRESQRISDLVASDPQQSRYPVR; from the coding sequence ATGTCTGCCACCAAGATCACCCGACGTGCCCTGTTCGGCGCCCTCGGCGCCTGCTCGCTCGCTGCCTGCCACGCGCCGGGCCAGGACCCGAGCCCGTCGCCATCCCCGGGTGGGAGCACTCCCGCCCCGTCCGCCAGCGGCTCACCAGCTGAGGTACCGGGCGGTGCCTCCCTGGAATTGTGGGCCGATGACAGCCGGTACCCGTCCGACTGGACGGCCGCCCTGTCCCGGCTGGCCGCGCAGCAGGCCCCACCGCTGCAGGTCCAGGTGAACACCACCAACCAGTTGGCCGCCTCCCTGCTGGAACGCTTCGCCGCCGGTGATCCACCGGCCGTCGTGGCCAATGGGGGTTCCGACCAACTCGGCGTCGGCCTGTTGGCGGAGCAGCTGGCGGACCTGTCCCCCATCCTGACCTCGACCACACCCGATGGCGCCATGCTGGGCCGCGTGCTGCGCCCCGGAACCACCGACGCCGGCATGGTGGGCGGCGTCCTGCGGCAGTTGCCCTATCTGTTCACCGTGCACGGGCTGTGGTACTCCTCGTCCCTGTTCGAGCAGCACCACTGGAGCGCACCGAGCACCTGGCCGGAACTCCTGGCCCTGGGCGAAAAGGCCGCCCGGGAGGAGATCCACCTCTTCTGCTGGGGGCGCGAGACCGCCACGGCCTACCTGCGCATGTGTCTGGCCAGCGCCGTCAAGCAGGGCGGCGACGAGGTCCGGCGTGCGTTGGACCAGTTGGAGCCCAAGGCATGGAGCCAGCCAGAGGTCCAGTCGAGCCTGAAGGCCATGCATGAAGCCGTACGCGCGGGCCATGTGAAGCCCGGTGGCTCCCAGCGTTCCTGGGCCTCCGCGCTGCCGGCCTGGACCCAGGACCGCAGCGTTCTGATGGTGTCCAGCGGCTCCTGGCTGACGGCCCAGGCGGCCCCGGCGCCGGACTTCGGCCTGAGCCTCGTGCCCGATCCGTCTGTGGATGCCACACCGGCCCTGGGTCACTCTGCCCTGCACGCCATGCCGGAGGAGAACTACCTGGTGGCCCGGCAGTCCGATGACCCCGCGGCGGGCCGGGCCCTGGTGCTGGACGCCTTCGACCGTTCGGCCGCCCTGCGTTTCGCCCAGACGAACCAGGTGATCCCCACCCGCACGGATGCCCTGCCTCCGGCACCGGGCCCGGTGCTGACCCGCCAGCTGGCGCTGGTCAAGGCAGCAGGCAAGGCCGTCTTCGGCTGGCGCTTCATTGACCACCACGGCACCAACCACGACCATCAAGCGCTGTGGAATGCCTTCCTGGAGGGCCGGATGGACGTCGCGACGCTCACCCGGGAATCGCAACGGATCAGCGACCTCGTGGCCAGCGATCCGCAGCAGAGCCGCTATCCGGTTCGCTGA
- a CDS encoding LytR C-terminal domain-containing protein, with product MQRYVRLFGTPITLLVLIGILIFGARWGYKNVVAPAPPPPLVPCTNQNVGKALKVSQVTVKVYNGGTKAGLASTVAAQLRAVGFNVSKTGNTEVEVNQTQIIGADADNPEVKLVAGFFKGAQVKGDGRVDHSVEVLVGNKVTGFNRSAPTSIQVNNPTVCLPAPVATP from the coding sequence GTGCAGCGGTACGTGCGTCTGTTCGGCACACCCATCACACTGTTGGTGCTGATCGGCATCCTCATCTTCGGGGCTCGGTGGGGCTACAAGAATGTCGTCGCTCCCGCGCCGCCGCCGCCGCTGGTGCCCTGCACCAACCAGAACGTCGGCAAGGCCCTGAAGGTCAGCCAGGTGACGGTCAAGGTCTACAACGGCGGCACCAAGGCCGGTCTGGCCTCCACCGTCGCGGCCCAGCTGCGCGCGGTCGGCTTCAATGTCTCCAAGACCGGCAACACCGAGGTCGAGGTGAACCAGACCCAGATCATCGGCGCCGACGCCGACAATCCCGAGGTCAAGCTGGTGGCCGGCTTCTTCAAGGGCGCACAGGTCAAGGGCGACGGCCGCGTGGACCACTCCGTCGAGGTGCTCGTGGGCAACAAGGTGACCGGTTTCAACCGCTCCGCCCCGACGAGCATCCAGGTGAACAACCCGACGGTCTGCCTCCCCGCCCCCGTCGCCACCCCCTGA
- a CDS encoding universal stress protein gives MSTVDYSDRVVVGVDGSGQSAIATEWAAQRAERLGVGLTMLLATPPLVVPTSRGHMMREGVEQFAKRVGSAARERLDQAADEAAAKHPGLDIVALLLEDSEPALALVEATRTARLTVVGTRGLGTIKAMALGAVSRHLISHAHGPVVVVPETGVARDARAEGTVAVGVDDEAHSSQTLQAAINEAQLLGGKLLVLHSWEYSPVSVEGMPTMDTELFASVQSTYEQDLAVLVAEQVGSDHAFEVEVRVTLGHAGEVLTQASHEAELLVVGSRGRSGLGGLLLGSTAAHVARSSICPVLVVPNQKK, from the coding sequence ATGAGCACTGTTGACTACAGCGACCGCGTGGTCGTGGGTGTGGACGGCTCCGGCCAGTCCGCCATCGCCACCGAATGGGCCGCCCAGCGGGCCGAGCGCCTCGGCGTCGGGCTCACGATGCTGCTGGCGACGCCACCGCTGGTCGTTCCCACCAGCCGGGGCCACATGATGCGCGAGGGCGTCGAGCAGTTCGCCAAGCGCGTCGGCTCCGCGGCGCGTGAACGCCTGGACCAGGCGGCCGATGAGGCGGCTGCCAAGCATCCCGGTCTGGACATCGTCGCCCTCCTGCTGGAGGACTCCGAACCGGCGCTGGCCCTGGTGGAGGCCACCCGCACCGCCCGCCTCACCGTGGTGGGCACCCGGGGCCTGGGCACCATCAAGGCGATGGCACTGGGAGCCGTGTCCCGCCACCTCATCTCCCACGCCCATGGCCCCGTCGTCGTGGTTCCCGAGACGGGCGTGGCCCGCGACGCACGGGCCGAGGGCACGGTGGCGGTCGGCGTCGACGACGAGGCCCACTCGTCGCAGACCCTGCAGGCCGCCATCAACGAGGCACAACTGCTGGGCGGCAAGCTGCTGGTGCTGCACTCCTGGGAGTACAGCCCGGTCAGCGTCGAGGGCATGCCGACGATGGACACCGAACTGTTCGCGAGCGTCCAGTCCACCTATGAGCAGGACCTGGCCGTCCTGGTGGCCGAGCAGGTGGGCTCGGACCACGCCTTCGAGGTCGAGGTCCGGGTCACCCTGGGTCACGCCGGCGAGGTGCTGACCCAGGCCTCCCATGAGGCGGAGTTGCTGGTGGTCGGGTCCCGCGGCCGCAGCGGCCTGGGTGGTCTGTTGCTGGGTTCGACGGCGGCACACGTGGCCCGCTCGTCGATCTGCCCGGTGCTGGTGGTCCCCAACCAGAAGAAGTAG
- a CDS encoding oligosaccharide flippase family protein, with product MVDGENLGTVTPRRGQPDPDALDLPSESQFDVDATAGAPRAAVPDLTDGTVSTPERTTAGDPAEGENLGAKVASGAKWSMLGNIITRAGSLVIGIVVANMVGAEGIGVFAIAMTVGQMLLTFIDMGLGTDLVRGTEEEMERKAPTIATLGMTFCTAGAVALFLGAGAIANALGTPGATALLKVYSLMVFIGGLAIVPQGVLTRRIDQKSLAFAIMANFIVGNALTLGLLFATSIGVLALPIGAVTGMAIEVALFYVFAKRGLRFGWDRTVMRSALGFGAPVAGSNVLQVLLGNVDKLVVAPILGPMRLGHYTMAANISNWPVSVFGLVVRSVAMPAFAHTKPKDRDPVLTLGCQLTWLIAFPIGLMLALFAHDVILFVYNPEFEKSIPLLAILGIYGAIRVMFDTLTGYLYARGNSRAVLQANVAWVIVLFAATWVAARTWGTEGAALAQVFTVVVVALPIFLWSAQKTGASIVDILKSLLPATVACIPAAVVSVLLSRWVDSFHFTGNLRLDSMIGLAVGGLSFLAIYIPLVHKKVRASIAAMRAPVEEPEPVLP from the coding sequence GTGGTTGATGGGGAGAATCTGGGGACAGTCACGCCGCGACGCGGCCAGCCGGACCCCGACGCGTTGGACCTGCCGTCTGAGAGCCAGTTCGACGTCGACGCCACCGCAGGTGCTCCCCGCGCAGCCGTCCCGGACCTCACCGACGGCACCGTGAGCACCCCCGAGAGGACCACCGCGGGTGATCCGGCCGAGGGCGAGAACCTCGGCGCCAAGGTGGCCTCCGGCGCCAAGTGGAGCATGCTCGGCAACATCATCACCCGCGCCGGGTCCCTGGTGATCGGCATCGTCGTCGCCAACATGGTGGGTGCGGAAGGCATCGGCGTCTTCGCCATTGCGATGACCGTGGGCCAGATGCTGCTCACCTTCATCGACATGGGCCTGGGCACGGACCTCGTGCGTGGCACCGAGGAGGAGATGGAGCGCAAGGCGCCCACCATCGCCACCCTCGGCATGACCTTCTGCACGGCCGGCGCCGTCGCCCTCTTCCTCGGGGCCGGAGCCATCGCCAATGCCCTCGGCACCCCGGGCGCCACCGCCCTGCTGAAGGTCTACTCGCTGATGGTCTTCATCGGAGGCCTGGCGATCGTGCCGCAGGGCGTCCTGACCCGACGGATCGACCAGAAGAGCCTGGCCTTCGCCATCATGGCCAACTTCATCGTCGGCAATGCGCTGACCCTGGGCCTGCTCTTCGCCACCAGCATCGGCGTGCTGGCGCTGCCGATCGGTGCCGTGACCGGCATGGCCATCGAGGTGGCCCTGTTCTACGTCTTCGCCAAGCGCGGCCTGCGTTTCGGATGGGACCGCACCGTGATGCGCTCGGCGCTGGGCTTCGGCGCCCCGGTGGCCGGCTCCAATGTCCTGCAGGTGCTGCTGGGCAATGTGGACAAGCTGGTGGTGGCACCCATCCTGGGCCCCATGCGCCTGGGTCACTACACGATGGCCGCGAACATCTCGAACTGGCCGGTGAGCGTCTTCGGGCTGGTGGTGCGCTCCGTCGCAATGCCCGCCTTCGCGCACACCAAGCCCAAGGACCGGGACCCGGTGCTCACCCTGGGCTGCCAGCTGACCTGGCTGATCGCCTTCCCCATCGGCCTGATGCTCGCCTTGTTCGCGCACGACGTCATCCTGTTCGTGTACAACCCGGAGTTCGAGAAGTCGATCCCGTTGTTGGCCATCCTGGGCATCTACGGCGCCATCCGCGTCATGTTCGACACGCTGACCGGCTACCTGTACGCCCGCGGCAATTCCCGCGCGGTGCTGCAGGCCAATGTCGCCTGGGTGATCGTGCTCTTCGCCGCGACGTGGGTTGCCGCCCGCACCTGGGGAACCGAGGGCGCCGCCCTGGCCCAGGTCTTCACCGTGGTGGTCGTCGCGCTGCCCATCTTCCTGTGGTCAGCCCAGAAGACCGGCGCGAGCATCGTCGACATCCTCAAGAGCCTGCTGCCCGCCACCGTCGCGTGCATCCCCGCAGCCGTGGTGAGCGTGCTGCTCTCTCGCTGGGTGGATTCTTTCCACTTCACCGGGAACCTGCGGCTCGACTCGATGATCGGCCTGGCCGTGGGTGGCCTGAGCTTCCTGGCGATCTACATCCCGCTGGTCCACAAGAAGGTGCGTGCGAGCATCGCGGCCATGCGCGCCCCCGTCGAGGAGCCGGAACCCGTCCTGCCCTGA
- a CDS encoding potassium/proton antiporter, whose product MAPIDLALFMGAGVSLVAIFAARLGSRLGLPALLLFLFLGMAMGKDGLGIVFNDADLAHGLGFAALVLILAEGGFTTKWDNIRPAIGAAGLLATLGIGVGIVLMAAFGHFVLDLPWAVALLLGAVTAPTDSAAVFAVLRGVPLPSRVRAILEAESGLNDAPTVLLVAAASQLALGHSPHGGAWGLFALVAGELAGGVLMGIALGFLGVAVLRHIALPSSGLYPLASMAWAVATYGAGVALHVSGFAAVYVCAVVLGNGKLPHRHATRSFAEGIGWIAQIGLFVMLGLLANPGRITWHATWAGIMAGLFLTFVARPASVMACLVWFRVPWNEQVFVSWAGLRGAVPIILATVPMSARVPHADMLFDIVLVFVIVFTSLQGPTLPWVGRKLGLADPNAARDVDIEAAPLDKIAAELLQIKIPEGSQLGGVQVRELRLPRNAVVSLLIRGQHSFAPHGDTRLRTGDELLIVTPEKHRPEVERRMTAIGRGGRLAGWYGVGS is encoded by the coding sequence ATGGCACCCATCGACCTCGCCCTGTTCATGGGGGCGGGTGTTTCACTGGTGGCCATCTTCGCGGCGCGTCTGGGTTCCCGGCTCGGGCTGCCCGCCTTGCTGCTCTTCCTCTTCCTCGGCATGGCCATGGGCAAAGACGGGCTGGGGATTGTCTTCAACGACGCGGACCTGGCGCACGGCCTGGGTTTCGCTGCCCTGGTGCTGATCCTGGCCGAGGGCGGTTTCACGACGAAGTGGGACAACATCCGTCCCGCCATCGGTGCGGCAGGTCTCCTGGCGACGCTGGGGATTGGCGTCGGAATCGTGCTGATGGCGGCCTTCGGTCACTTCGTGCTGGACCTGCCCTGGGCGGTCGCCCTGCTGCTCGGTGCCGTGACCGCGCCGACGGACTCTGCCGCCGTCTTCGCCGTGCTGCGCGGGGTGCCGCTGCCAAGCCGGGTGCGCGCCATCCTGGAGGCCGAGTCCGGCCTGAACGACGCCCCCACGGTGCTACTGGTGGCCGCCGCTTCCCAGCTGGCGCTCGGACACAGCCCGCACGGCGGCGCCTGGGGCCTTTTTGCCCTGGTGGCGGGCGAGCTCGCCGGGGGCGTGCTGATGGGCATCGCGCTGGGCTTCCTGGGCGTCGCGGTGCTGCGGCACATCGCACTGCCTTCCTCTGGCCTGTATCCGCTGGCCTCCATGGCATGGGCGGTGGCCACCTACGGTGCCGGCGTGGCCCTGCACGTCTCCGGCTTCGCTGCGGTCTACGTGTGTGCCGTCGTGCTGGGCAATGGCAAGCTGCCGCACCGGCACGCCACCCGGTCCTTCGCGGAGGGCATCGGGTGGATCGCCCAGATCGGGCTGTTCGTGATGCTGGGCCTGCTGGCGAATCCGGGGCGCATCACCTGGCATGCCACCTGGGCGGGGATCATGGCGGGCCTCTTCCTGACCTTCGTCGCCCGTCCGGCCTCGGTGATGGCGTGCCTGGTCTGGTTCCGGGTGCCGTGGAACGAGCAGGTCTTCGTCTCCTGGGCGGGTCTGCGCGGTGCCGTCCCGATCATCCTGGCGACGGTGCCGATGTCGGCGCGGGTGCCGCATGCGGACATGCTCTTCGACATCGTCCTGGTCTTCGTGATCGTCTTCACCAGCCTGCAGGGCCCGACCCTGCCCTGGGTGGGCCGCAAGCTGGGGCTGGCCGACCCGAATGCCGCGCGCGACGTCGACATCGAGGCCGCACCGCTGGACAAGATCGCCGCCGAGCTCCTGCAGATCAAGATTCCCGAGGGCTCCCAACTGGGCGGGGTCCAGGTGCGTGAGCTTCGGCTACCGCGCAATGCCGTCGTCTCGCTGTTGATCCGCGGGCAGCATTCCTTCGCCCCACACGGAGACACCCGGCTGCGCACCGGCGACGAGTTGTTGATCGTCACACCGGAGAAGCACCGCCCGGAGGTGGAGCGCCGGATGACGGCGATCGGCCGCGGCGGGCGTCTGGCCGGCTGGTACGGCGTCGGGAGCTGA